A section of the Agrococcus sp. SGAir0287 genome encodes:
- a CDS encoding histidinol-phosphate transaminase translates to MTSLDDLPLRADLVGRVPYGAPQLDVPVRLNVNENAFPIADVVVDDVVASVRDAIAGVHRYPDREFTELREAFADYLGHGLGAASIWAANGSNEVLQHVLQAFGGPGRTLLSFAPTYSMYPLLAQGVGAAYVAEPRAADFTLDAATVVEAIERHDPDLVFLCAPNNPTGTPLGLDVVEAACAAARGIVLVDEAYAEFAHDRSRTALALLPRFERLVVSRTMSKAFAFAGVRVGYLAADPAVVDALRLVRLPYHLSALTQAAALAALRHAPTMLARVDELREQRDRIVGELAGLGFEPYPSDANFVLFGGVSDPRAAFEALLADGVLVRDVGIPRTLRVTAGTPEETDAFLASVARLAPAARP, encoded by the coding sequence GTGACCTCGCTCGACGATCTGCCGCTCCGCGCGGACCTCGTCGGCCGCGTGCCCTACGGGGCGCCGCAGCTCGACGTGCCCGTGCGGCTCAACGTGAACGAGAACGCCTTCCCGATCGCGGATGTCGTCGTCGACGACGTCGTCGCGTCGGTGCGCGACGCGATCGCCGGCGTGCATAGATACCCGGATCGCGAGTTCACCGAGCTGCGCGAGGCCTTCGCCGACTACCTCGGCCACGGGCTCGGGGCCGCGTCGATCTGGGCGGCGAACGGATCCAACGAGGTGCTGCAGCACGTGCTGCAGGCCTTCGGCGGGCCCGGGCGCACCCTGCTGTCGTTCGCGCCGACCTACTCGATGTACCCGCTGCTCGCGCAGGGCGTGGGTGCGGCGTACGTCGCGGAGCCGCGCGCCGCCGACTTCACCCTCGACGCCGCCACCGTCGTCGAGGCCATCGAGCGGCACGATCCCGACCTCGTGTTCCTGTGCGCGCCGAACAACCCCACGGGCACGCCGCTCGGCCTCGACGTCGTCGAGGCGGCATGCGCGGCTGCACGCGGCATCGTGCTCGTCGACGAGGCGTACGCCGAGTTCGCGCACGATCGGTCGCGGACGGCCCTCGCACTGCTGCCGCGCTTCGAGCGCCTCGTCGTCTCGCGCACCATGAGCAAGGCCTTCGCGTTCGCGGGCGTCCGCGTCGGCTACCTCGCCGCCGATCCCGCGGTCGTCGACGCGCTGCGGCTCGTGCGGCTCCCGTATCACCTGTCGGCGCTCACCCAGGCGGCCGCCCTCGCGGCGCTGCGGCACGCGCCGACGATGCTCGCCCGCGTCGACGAGCTGCGCGAGCAGCGCGACCGCATCGTCGGCGAGCTCGCGGGCCTCGGCTTCGAGCCGTACCCGTCGGATGCGAACTTCGTGCTCTTCGGCGGCGTCTCGGATCCGCGCGCGGCGTTCGAGGCGCTGCTCGCCGACGGCGTGCTCGTGCGCGACGTCGGCATCCCGCGCACGCTGCGCGTGACCGCGGGGACGCCGGAGGAGACCGACGCGTTCCTCGCATCCGTGGCGCGTCTGGCGCCCGCCGCACGACCGTAG
- a CDS encoding LysM peptidoglycan-binding domain-containing protein gives MTAIATQAPALRITARGRRALAIVVAAPVLALGGLGVLQATTAIAGQTAVEVSHETVVVQPGETLWSIAEVVAPDVDPREVIADIQRINGIGGAIQPGQELAIPAEYTR, from the coding sequence ATGACCGCGATCGCCACCCAGGCCCCGGCACTGCGCATCACGGCGCGCGGACGACGTGCGCTCGCCATCGTCGTCGCCGCGCCCGTGCTCGCCCTCGGCGGGCTCGGCGTCCTGCAGGCGACGACCGCCATCGCCGGCCAGACGGCCGTCGAGGTGTCGCACGAGACGGTCGTCGTGCAGCCGGGTGAGACGCTCTGGTCGATCGCCGAGGTCGTCGCCCCCGACGTCGACCCGCGCGAGGTCATCGCCGACATCCAGCGCATCAACGGCATCGGCGGCGCGATCCAGCCCGGTCAGGAGCTCGCGATCCCCGCCGAGTACACCCGCTGA
- the lexA gene encoding transcriptional repressor LexA, which yields MAQRQLTEKQTAILRCIQESVRQRGYPPSYREIGDAVGLSSLSSVTHQLGQLELAGAIRRDPARPRAIEVLVEADDPADAAGTDPTAYVPLVGRIAAGVPITAEQQVEEIFPLPRSLVGSSQDLFMLKVVGDSMIDAAICDGDWVVVAQQSTAENGDIVAAMLDEEATVKVFRQRDGHTWLLPRNSAFEPILGDEAVVLGRVVAVLRSV from the coding sequence ATGGCACAGCGGCAGCTGACCGAGAAGCAGACGGCGATCCTGCGCTGCATCCAGGAATCCGTGCGACAGCGGGGCTACCCGCCGAGCTATCGCGAGATCGGCGACGCCGTGGGCCTCTCCTCGCTCTCGAGCGTCACGCACCAGCTCGGGCAGCTCGAGCTCGCCGGCGCCATCCGCCGCGACCCGGCGCGGCCGCGCGCCATCGAGGTGCTCGTCGAGGCCGACGACCCGGCGGACGCGGCGGGCACGGATCCGACGGCCTACGTGCCGCTCGTCGGCCGCATCGCCGCCGGCGTGCCGATCACCGCCGAGCAGCAGGTCGAGGAGATCTTCCCCCTGCCGCGCTCCCTCGTCGGCTCGAGCCAGGACCTCTTCATGCTCAAGGTCGTCGGCGACTCGATGATCGACGCCGCGATCTGCGACGGCGACTGGGTCGTCGTTGCGCAGCAGTCGACCGCCGAGAACGGCGACATCGTCGCGGCGATGCTCGACGAGGAGGCGACGGTCAAGGTGTTCCGTCAGCGCGACGGCCACACGTGGCTGCTGCCGCGCAACTCGGCGTTCGAGCCCATCCTCGGCGACGAGGCCGTCGTGCTCGGTCGCGTCGTCGCGGTGCTGCGCTCCGTCTGA
- the hflX gene encoding GTPase HflX: protein MAEGTSRVDRILEWADPGDERLLDRAAQALGADAADGDFDGDQLERADRAALRRVSGLRTELEDVTEVEYRQLRLENVVLVGVHAGGVDDAENSMRELAALAETAGAVVLDGVLQRRPTPDPATYVGRGKAQELAELVRETGADTVIADTELAPSQRRALEDVVKVKVIDRTAVILDIFSQHAKSREGKAQVELAQLEYLLPRLRGWGESMSRQAGGQVGGQGAGMGSRGPGETKIELDRRRIRNRMARLRTQIKGFAPARQAKRANRDRFEVPSVAIAGYTNAGKSSLLNRLTNAGVLVENALFATLDATVRRTETPDGRLYTLADTVGFVRNLPHQLVEAFRSTLEEVADADVIVHVVDASHPDPAAQLATVRDVIGETGARDIPEVVAFNKADLVGDDELLVLRGLVPSAIFVSARTGRGIDELRERIAELLPRPTIAMSLLVPFDRGEVVSRLHERATIERETYEETGTRLDVLVTEDAVDGLEEFRVLPAR, encoded by the coding sequence ATGGCGGAGGGCACATCGCGCGTCGACCGGATCCTCGAGTGGGCGGATCCCGGCGATGAGCGCCTGCTCGACCGCGCTGCGCAGGCGCTCGGCGCGGACGCGGCCGACGGCGACTTCGACGGCGACCAGCTCGAGCGCGCGGACCGCGCCGCGCTGCGCCGCGTCTCGGGCCTGCGCACGGAGCTCGAGGACGTCACCGAGGTCGAGTACCGGCAGCTGCGCCTCGAGAACGTGGTGCTCGTGGGCGTGCACGCCGGCGGCGTCGACGATGCCGAGAACTCGATGCGGGAGCTCGCAGCGCTCGCCGAGACCGCCGGCGCGGTCGTGCTCGACGGCGTGCTGCAGCGTCGTCCGACGCCGGACCCCGCGACCTACGTGGGGCGCGGCAAGGCGCAGGAGCTCGCCGAGCTCGTCCGCGAGACCGGCGCCGACACCGTCATCGCCGACACGGAGCTCGCGCCGAGCCAGCGCCGCGCGCTCGAGGACGTCGTGAAGGTGAAGGTCATCGACCGCACCGCCGTCATCCTCGACATCTTCAGCCAACACGCGAAGAGCCGCGAGGGCAAGGCGCAGGTCGAGCTCGCGCAGCTCGAGTACCTCCTGCCGCGCCTGCGCGGCTGGGGCGAGTCGATGTCGCGCCAGGCCGGTGGTCAGGTCGGCGGGCAGGGCGCCGGCATGGGCTCGCGCGGACCCGGCGAGACGAAGATCGAGCTCGATCGCCGTCGCATCCGCAACCGCATGGCGCGGCTGCGCACCCAGATCAAGGGCTTCGCTCCCGCTCGTCAGGCGAAGCGCGCGAACCGCGACCGCTTCGAGGTGCCGTCGGTCGCGATCGCCGGCTACACGAACGCGGGCAAGTCGAGCCTCCTCAACCGGCTCACGAACGCGGGCGTCCTCGTCGAGAACGCGCTGTTCGCGACGCTCGACGCGACGGTGCGCCGCACCGAGACGCCCGACGGACGCCTCTACACGCTCGCCGACACCGTCGGCTTCGTGCGCAACCTGCCGCACCAGCTGGTCGAGGCGTTCCGCTCGACGCTCGAGGAGGTCGCCGACGCCGACGTCATCGTGCACGTCGTGGACGCGAGCCATCCGGACCCTGCCGCGCAGCTCGCCACGGTGCGCGACGTCATCGGCGAGACGGGCGCGCGCGACATCCCGGAGGTCGTCGCCTTCAACAAGGCCGACCTCGTGGGCGACGACGAGCTCCTGGTGCTGCGCGGGCTCGTGCCGTCGGCGATCTTCGTGTCCGCTCGCACGGGCAGGGGCATCGACGAGCTGCGCGAGCGGATCGCCGAGCTGCTGCCGCGGCCCACGATCGCGATGTCGCTCCTCGTGCCGTTCGACCGCGGCGAGGTCGTCTCGCGCCTTCACGAGCGCGCCACGATCGAGCGCGAGACCTACGAGGAGACGGGCACGCGGCTCGACGTCCTCGTGACCGAGGACGCCGTCGACGGCCTCGAGGAGTTCCGCGTCCTGCCGGCGCGCTGA
- a CDS encoding class I SAM-dependent methyltransferase: protein MCPPPCSSSTTVGWVTDHYFSAASGDAPTREVRATLAGREHSLLTAPGVFSGDGLDVGTAVLLDETPQPPQSGDLLDLGAGWGPIALSLALRAPEARVWAVDVNPRAVDLVRRNAERVSVANVAPALPADVPDVRFQGIWSNPPIRIGKQQLHELLLTWLPRLEVGAEAWLVVQKHLGSDSLLRWLDEQEGLAAERWTSKKTFRILRIERTEG from the coding sequence ATGTGCCCTCCGCCATGCTCTTCCTCCACTACGGTCGGCTGGGTGACCGACCACTACTTCTCCGCCGCCTCCGGCGACGCCCCCACGCGCGAGGTGCGCGCGACCCTCGCGGGGCGCGAGCACTCCCTGCTCACGGCGCCCGGGGTGTTCTCGGGCGACGGCCTCGACGTCGGCACGGCCGTGCTGCTCGACGAGACCCCGCAGCCGCCGCAGTCGGGCGACCTGCTCGACCTCGGCGCCGGCTGGGGGCCGATCGCCCTCTCGCTCGCGCTTCGCGCCCCTGAGGCGCGGGTGTGGGCGGTGGATGTGAATCCGAGGGCGGTCGACCTCGTCCGGCGCAATGCCGAGCGTGTCAGCGTAGCAAACGTCGCTCCCGCGCTGCCTGCCGACGTGCCCGATGTTCGCTTCCAGGGGATCTGGTCGAATCCCCCGATCCGCATTGGCAAGCAGCAGCTCCACGAGCTGCTGCTGACGTGGCTGCCCCGGCTCGAGGTCGGCGCCGAGGCGTGGCTCGTGGTGCAGAAGCACCTGGGATCCGACTCGTTGCTGCGCTGGCTCGACGAGCAGGAGGGCCTCGCCGCCGAGCGCTGGACGTCGAAGAAGACCTTCCGCATCCTGCGCATCGAGCGCACCGAGGGCTGA
- the dapF gene encoding diaminopimelate epimerase — translation MVAFAKGQGTGNDFVLIVDPDGELAPTAEQVAALCDRRFGVGADGLILATRTAAMPEAERALGGGAEWFMDYRNADGSVAEMCGNGIRVFARLLEQEGLADVRELVVGTRAGIKHVRAVDDGFSADLGVVRLEDGEPLVRVDGLPVARPGQRVDVGNPHVVVAIADDAELAALDLHAAPEVEPATPGGVNVELVVPQGIADDEGRIRMRVHERGSGETLSCGTGAVAAAFATRHWAGGAPDRWRVEVPGGVVRVDVEQRPDGEHAWLTGPAAIVFRGATDLV, via the coding sequence ATGGTCGCATTCGCGAAGGGTCAGGGCACGGGCAACGACTTCGTGCTGATCGTCGACCCCGACGGCGAGCTCGCGCCCACCGCCGAGCAGGTGGCCGCGCTGTGCGATCGCCGCTTCGGCGTCGGCGCCGACGGGCTCATCCTCGCGACGCGCACGGCGGCGATGCCCGAGGCCGAGCGCGCCCTCGGCGGCGGCGCCGAGTGGTTCATGGACTACCGCAACGCCGATGGCAGCGTCGCGGAGATGTGCGGCAACGGCATCCGCGTCTTCGCTCGGCTGCTCGAGCAGGAGGGTCTCGCCGACGTGCGCGAGCTCGTCGTGGGCACGCGCGCGGGCATCAAGCACGTGCGCGCCGTCGACGACGGCTTCTCCGCCGACCTCGGCGTCGTGCGCCTGGAGGACGGCGAGCCGCTCGTGCGCGTGGACGGCCTCCCGGTCGCGCGGCCGGGGCAGCGCGTCGACGTCGGCAACCCGCACGTCGTCGTCGCCATCGCCGACGACGCGGAGCTCGCAGCGCTCGACCTCCACGCCGCTCCCGAGGTCGAGCCGGCGACGCCCGGCGGCGTCAACGTCGAGCTCGTCGTGCCGCAGGGCATCGCCGACGACGAGGGGCGCATCCGCATGCGGGTCCACGAGCGCGGCTCCGGCGAGACGCTCTCGTGCGGCACCGGCGCCGTGGCGGCGGCGTTCGCGACGCGGCATTGGGCGGGCGGCGCGCCGGATCGCTGGCGCGTCGAGGTGCCCGGCGGCGTCGTGCGCGTCGACGTCGAGCAGCGGCCCGACGGCGAGCACGCCTGGCTCACCGGCCCTGCGGCGATCGTCTTCCGCGGCGCGACCGACCTGGTCTGA
- the miaA gene encoding tRNA (adenosine(37)-N6)-dimethylallyltransferase MiaA, translating into MLAIVGATGTGKSQLALDVADALAQRGRTAEVVNADAMQLYRGMDVGTAKLPFGERRGVPHHLMDELRVTDEASVAWYQPRARAAVSAIEARGAVPILVGGSGLYASSVLGPLDFPGTDEVLRQALEADLERDGTAAMHARLAAVDARAAAAIGPHNGRRLVRALEVVTSTGEPFPVGLPDVTPGTTIVHVRRERAALVAALDARVERMWAQGMLDEVRALVDEGLERGTTAQAAIGYRQALDQLHGRIDEAEAIARTQHLTRRYARRQVSWFQRYPALDVEGPVGADRIAESLATT; encoded by the coding sequence ATGCTCGCGATCGTCGGCGCGACGGGCACCGGCAAGTCGCAGCTCGCCCTCGACGTCGCCGACGCGCTCGCGCAGCGCGGCCGTACGGCGGAGGTCGTGAACGCCGACGCCATGCAGCTCTACCGGGGCATGGACGTCGGGACGGCGAAGCTCCCCTTCGGCGAGCGCCGCGGAGTGCCGCATCACCTCATGGACGAGCTCCGCGTCACCGACGAGGCGAGCGTCGCGTGGTACCAGCCGCGCGCTCGAGCGGCGGTCTCCGCGATCGAGGCGCGCGGCGCCGTCCCGATCCTCGTCGGCGGCAGCGGGCTCTACGCCTCGAGCGTGCTCGGTCCGCTCGACTTCCCCGGGACGGACGAGGTGCTGCGGCAGGCGCTCGAGGCGGACCTCGAGCGCGACGGCACGGCCGCGATGCATGCGCGCCTCGCCGCGGTGGACGCTCGGGCGGCCGCGGCGATCGGGCCGCACAACGGGCGTCGGCTCGTGCGTGCGCTCGAGGTCGTGACGTCGACGGGGGAGCCGTTCCCCGTCGGCCTGCCCGACGTGACGCCCGGCACGACCATCGTGCACGTGCGACGCGAGCGCGCGGCGCTCGTCGCCGCCCTCGACGCGCGCGTCGAGCGGATGTGGGCGCAGGGCATGCTCGACGAGGTGCGCGCGCTCGTCGACGAGGGTCTCGAGCGCGGCACGACGGCGCAGGCGGCCATCGGCTACCGGCAGGCTCTCGACCAGCTGCACGGCCGCATCGACGAGGCCGAGGCGATCGCACGGACGCAGCACCTCACCCGGCGCTACGCGCGCAGGCAGGTGTCGTGGTTCCAGCGGTATCCCGCGCTCGACGTCGAGGGCCCCGTCGGAGCCGACCGCATCGCCGAGTCGCTGGCGACGACGTAG
- the miaB gene encoding tRNA (N6-isopentenyl adenosine(37)-C2)-methylthiotransferase MiaB has translation MTRTFEVRTFGCQMNVHDSERLRGSLLEAGYAEATDDEPDLIVINTCAVRENADSRLYGTLGQLARTKRERDGFQIAVGGCLAQKDRGVIVERAPWVDVVFGTHNLGALPTLLERARHNDAAQVEILESLETFPSTLPTKRESTYSGWVSISVGCNNTCTFCIVPALRGKERDRRPGEILAELEALAAEGVVEVTLLGQNVNSYGVEFGDRLAFGRLLRAAGEIDGIERIRFTSPHPAAFTDDVIDAMAETEAVMPQLHMPLQSGSDRILKAMRRSYRSARFLGILDRVRARIPDAAITTDIIVGFPGETDEDFEDTLRVVEQSRFASAFTFQYSIRPGTPAATMPDQVPKAVVQERFERLVALQDRISYEENQRQVGRTVDVLVSAGEGKKDAETHRISGRAPDHRLVHLAPGAHDLRPGDVATVEITRAAPFHLEADAGPIAVRRTRAGDAWDLAQADSCGVPVRPGTPREAVPVRLGMPSLRV, from the coding sequence ATGACCAGGACGTTCGAGGTTCGCACCTTCGGCTGCCAGATGAACGTGCACGACTCGGAGCGCCTGCGCGGCTCGCTGCTCGAGGCCGGCTACGCCGAGGCGACGGACGACGAGCCCGACCTCATCGTCATCAACACGTGCGCGGTGCGCGAGAACGCCGACTCACGGCTCTACGGCACGCTGGGGCAGCTCGCGAGGACGAAGCGCGAGCGCGACGGCTTCCAGATCGCCGTCGGCGGCTGCCTCGCGCAGAAGGACCGCGGCGTCATCGTCGAGCGCGCCCCGTGGGTGGACGTCGTGTTCGGCACCCACAACCTCGGCGCGCTGCCGACGCTCCTCGAGCGCGCGCGGCACAACGACGCCGCGCAGGTCGAGATCCTCGAGTCGCTCGAGACGTTCCCCTCGACGCTGCCGACGAAGCGCGAGTCGACCTACTCGGGCTGGGTGTCGATCTCGGTCGGCTGCAACAACACCTGCACGTTCTGCATCGTGCCGGCGCTGCGCGGCAAGGAGCGCGACCGCAGGCCCGGCGAGATCCTCGCCGAGCTCGAGGCGCTCGCCGCCGAGGGCGTCGTCGAGGTGACGCTGCTGGGGCAGAACGTGAACTCCTACGGCGTCGAGTTCGGCGACCGGCTCGCATTCGGCAGGCTCCTGCGCGCGGCGGGCGAGATCGACGGCATCGAGCGCATCCGCTTCACGAGCCCGCACCCGGCCGCGTTCACCGACGACGTCATCGACGCGATGGCCGAGACCGAGGCAGTCATGCCCCAGCTGCACATGCCGCTGCAGTCCGGCTCCGACCGCATCCTCAAGGCCATGCGCCGGTCGTACCGCTCCGCGCGCTTCCTCGGCATCCTCGACCGCGTGCGGGCGCGCATCCCGGACGCGGCGATCACGACCGACATCATCGTCGGCTTCCCGGGCGAGACCGACGAGGACTTCGAGGACACGCTGCGCGTCGTCGAGCAGTCGCGCTTCGCCTCCGCCTTCACGTTCCAGTACTCGATCCGGCCGGGCACGCCTGCCGCGACGATGCCGGACCAGGTGCCGAAGGCCGTCGTGCAGGAGCGCTTCGAGCGCCTCGTCGCGCTGCAGGACCGCATCTCCTACGAGGAGAACCAGCGGCAGGTCGGGCGCACGGTCGACGTGCTCGTGTCGGCGGGCGAGGGCAAGAAGGACGCCGAGACCCATCGCATCTCCGGTCGCGCCCCCGACCACCGGCTCGTGCACCTCGCGCCCGGGGCGCACGACCTGCGGCCCGGTGACGTCGCCACCGTCGAGATCACGCGCGCCGCACCCTTCCACCTCGAGGCCGACGCCGGCCCGATCGCCGTGCGCCGGACGCGCGCCGGCGACGCCTGGGATCTCGCGCAGGCCGACTCGTGCGGCGTCCCCGTGCGCCCCGGCACGCCGCGCGAGGCGGTGCCGGTGCGCCTCGGCATGCCGTCGCTGCGCGTCTGA
- a CDS encoding regulatory protein RecX — protein sequence MRVVDLAEVRAEKARASAEALDVARRALGRRALSRAEVAARLDEHGVEPEDRDAALDRLEHEGAIDDAGLAESIAERVRSRRKAGARVVEQELARRGIAQEHRVAPPSDDDELERAVALAQQRLRRGPVDEQAERRVAGMLVRRGFSSGVSRRAIEAARVHLADDER from the coding sequence ATGAGGGTCGTCGACCTCGCCGAGGTGCGCGCCGAGAAGGCGCGCGCCTCGGCGGAGGCGCTCGACGTCGCCCGGCGCGCCCTCGGTCGTCGAGCCCTGAGCCGTGCCGAGGTGGCGGCTCGCCTCGACGAGCACGGCGTCGAGCCGGAGGATCGTGACGCCGCGCTCGACCGGCTCGAGCACGAGGGGGCCATCGACGACGCGGGGCTCGCGGAGTCGATCGCCGAGCGCGTGCGGAGCCGCCGCAAGGCCGGTGCACGCGTCGTCGAGCAGGAGCTGGCGCGGCGCGGCATCGCCCAGGAGCATCGCGTCGCACCCCCATCCGACGACGACGAGCTCGAGCGCGCCGTCGCCCTCGCGCAGCAGCGCCTGCGTCGCGGTCCTGTCGACGAGCAGGCCGAACGGCGCGTCGCCGGCATGCTCGTGAGACGCGGCTTCTCGTCCGGCGTCAGCCGTCGTGCGATCGAGGCTGCCCGTGTGCATCTCGCTGACGATGAGCGCTGA
- the recA gene encoding recombinase RecA, with protein sequence MPTQADREKSLEAALAQIDKQFGKGTVMRLGSDERAPVEVIQTGSIALDVALGIGGLPRGRIIEIYGPESSGKTTLTLHAIANAQRNGGIAAFIDAEHALDPEYAKKLGVDIDALLVSQPDTGEQALEIADMLVRSGSIDLVVVDSVAALVPRAEIEGEMGDSHVGLQARLMSQALRKLTGGLNQTQTTMIFINQLREKIGVFFGSPETTAGGKALKFYASVRLDIRRIETLKDGTDAVGNRTRVKVVKNKMAPPFKQAEFDILYGVGISREGSLIDFGVEHGIVKKSGAWYTYDGDQLGQGKEKAREFLRTNADVAAEIESKILTKLGVGKAAAAPVESLDERRAERLGA encoded by the coding sequence ATGCCTACGCAAGCAGATCGCGAGAAGTCGCTGGAGGCGGCGCTCGCGCAGATCGACAAGCAGTTCGGCAAGGGCACGGTCATGCGCCTCGGCAGCGACGAGCGCGCACCCGTCGAGGTCATCCAGACGGGATCCATCGCGCTCGACGTCGCGCTCGGCATCGGCGGCCTCCCGCGCGGCCGCATCATCGAGATCTACGGCCCGGAGTCGTCGGGCAAGACCACGCTCACGCTCCACGCGATCGCCAACGCGCAGCGCAACGGTGGCATCGCGGCCTTCATCGACGCCGAGCACGCGCTCGACCCCGAGTACGCCAAGAAGCTCGGCGTCGACATCGACGCGCTGCTCGTGTCGCAGCCCGACACGGGCGAGCAGGCGCTCGAGATCGCCGACATGCTCGTGCGCTCGGGATCGATCGACCTCGTGGTCGTCGACTCCGTCGCGGCGCTCGTGCCGCGCGCCGAGATCGAGGGCGAGATGGGCGACAGCCACGTCGGCCTCCAGGCGCGCCTCATGTCGCAGGCGCTGCGCAAGCTCACCGGTGGGCTCAACCAGACGCAGACGACGATGATCTTCATCAACCAGCTGCGCGAGAAGATCGGCGTCTTCTTCGGCAGCCCCGAGACGACGGCCGGTGGCAAGGCGCTGAAGTTCTACGCCTCGGTGCGCCTCGACATCCGTCGCATCGAGACCCTGAAGGACGGCACGGACGCCGTCGGCAACCGCACGCGCGTCAAGGTCGTGAAGAACAAGATGGCGCCGCCCTTCAAGCAGGCGGAGTTCGACATCCTCTACGGCGTCGGCATCTCGCGCGAGGGCAGCCTCATCGACTTCGGCGTCGAGCACGGCATCGTCAAGAAGTCGGGCGCCTGGTACACCTACGACGGCGACCAGCTCGGCCAGGGCAAGGAGAAGGCGCGCGAGTTCCTGCGCACGAACGCCGACGTCGCCGCCGAGATCGAGTCGAAGATCCTGACGAAGCTGGGCGTCGGCAAGGCCGCCGCGGCACCCGTCGAGTCGCTCGACGAGCGCCGCGCGGAGCGCCTGGGCGCGTAG
- a CDS encoding DUF3046 domain-containing protein produces MRGSELQRAVDEEFGRLGAVLLADQVLPGLDGRTGEQALADGVAPRTVWLALCEAQDVPEARRHGAGRRAPQR; encoded by the coding sequence ATGCGCGGAAGCGAGCTCCAGCGGGCCGTCGACGAGGAGTTCGGCCGGCTCGGCGCCGTGCTGCTCGCGGACCAGGTGCTGCCCGGCCTCGACGGCCGCACGGGCGAGCAGGCGCTCGCCGACGGCGTCGCGCCGCGCACGGTGTGGCTCGCGCTCTGCGAGGCGCAGGACGTGCCCGAGGCACGTCGGCACGGCGCCGGTCGCCGCGCGCCGCAGCGCTGA
- a CDS encoding helix-turn-helix domain-containing protein — translation MVLLRQELGDVLRDVRLQQGRTLRQVASRASVALGYLSEVERGQKEASSEILAAVADALEVPLSSILREVGDRLAVLEGIDVPALDPALQRIPDAVPDELVRELSSYAG, via the coding sequence ATGGTGTTGCTGAGACAGGAGCTGGGCGACGTCCTGCGCGACGTCCGTCTGCAGCAGGGGCGCACGCTGCGCCAGGTCGCGTCGCGCGCGTCCGTCGCGCTCGGCTACCTCTCGGAGGTGGAGCGCGGCCAGAAGGAGGCGTCGAGCGAGATCCTCGCCGCCGTCGCCGACGCGCTCGAGGTACCGCTGTCGAGCATCCTGCGAGAGGTGGGGGACCGTCTCGCCGTGCTCGAGGGCATCGACGTGCCCGCGCTCGACCCCGCGCTGCAGCGCATCCCGGACGCGGTGCCCGACGAGCTCGTGCGCGAGCTGTCGTCGTACGCCGGCTGA
- a CDS encoding CinA family protein encodes MTAADVVRAARAAGATVAVAESLTGGAVASAIVDVPGASAVLRLGVVAYDTAMKASVLGVDAALLAERGAVDGDVAAQMASGARLLADVDGPATIGVATTGVAGPEPQDGHPVGEVHVGLATAAGARSIRLRLAGDRAAIRAAAVAAALDALLEALGTIGAPPTAHP; translated from the coding sequence ATGACCGCAGCGGACGTCGTGCGTGCGGCGCGCGCCGCCGGCGCGACGGTCGCCGTCGCGGAGTCGCTGACGGGCGGCGCGGTGGCGAGCGCCATCGTCGACGTGCCCGGCGCCTCCGCCGTGCTGCGCCTGGGCGTCGTCGCCTACGACACGGCGATGAAGGCCTCGGTGCTCGGCGTCGACGCCGCGCTGCTCGCCGAGCGCGGCGCGGTCGACGGCGACGTCGCGGCCCAGATGGCCAGCGGCGCGCGGCTGCTTGCCGACGTCGACGGCCCGGCCACGATCGGCGTCGCGACGACGGGCGTCGCAGGGCCCGAGCCGCAGGACGGGCATCCCGTGGGCGAGGTGCACGTCGGCCTCGCGACGGCCGCGGGCGCCCGCTCGATCCGGCTCCGGCTCGCAGGGGACAGGGCCGCGATCCGAGCGGCCGCCGTGGCCGCGGCCCTCGACGCGCTGCTCGAGGCGCTCGGCACGATCGGGGCGCCACCCACAGCGCATCCATAG